AAGGTTATTATAAATTACAATAGAAGACAAAACATGAAGGTATTCAACTCAGTATATGTATTGAGGTTGGATTTCTCTTCAAAGGAGTGGAAGGTGGTCACTTGTTTGGGAGATCATGTTCTGTTTGTCGGCACAAACACCAGAGCTTGTTGCTCGGCGTCCAAAATGGGACTCGCTACTGGTTGTCTGTATTACACACTTAGAGAAGATCAAGCTCTATACAAATATGAAGTACAAAGTAGCGGTAACTCTGTTATTTTGCCATGTTTAAAACTGCCAAATCCATGGTTCCGATCAGATTGGATCATGATTCTTCATGAACGTCAACAAAAGGAAGAAAAGGGAGTTTGCTTGGGGAAGGCAGTGGAGAAGGATTTAAGTTTAATTGTTTGCGAAAAGAATGAGAATAAGGACGGAGAATGTGAAGAAATAAGTCATTGGGATATTCTTAAAGCTGTTCTTTTACGGTGTTTACCACGGTTCTCATCATATTGGATGGGGAAGAATGAAAAGGACGGAGGATTTGAAGAAACAAGTCCTTGGGATATTCTTGATGCTGATTCAAAAGAATTGGTAGCACAATATCTTCATCCATTGGATTACGTGCATTTTCGTTCAGTCTCTAAAGCAATTCGAGCAATGATGCCTGTAACGAAGCCGGCATTCACAAAAACTAGTATCACGAAGACCATTTATTTATTTCCATGGCTGGTGTTTTGTAGAGATAACAACGACACCGTCTACAATTTCGTAACCCCTGGGCATAATAGTGAGAACTATCTCATAAAGTTTCCCGAGTTGCTACTTGGTGCTGCTATCTGTTTTCAAAAGGGCGGCTGGCTATTAATGTCAAGAGAGGAAATGTTATTCTTCTACAATCCATTCACAAGGGAAACCATCAATGTTCCTCACGTGCCGGGGCATTATTTCTATTCTAGCATTTGCTTTTCTTCGTTGCCAACTTCCGCAGACTGTACAGTTTTCGCCATTGATCAAAGTGAGGGAAGTACAATCACCGTCTACTCCATTACCAGAGGAAAACAGGTTTGGGATATTTTCAGCTTTAATAATGCCATCCAGTATATGCCATTGTGTAATCCTCCAATTTTACATCGTGGGGCTTTCTATTGCGTAGACTATAATGGACTTTTAGGAGCATTTAAATTAGAGGATAATACCTGGGAAGTTCTAGGAATGCCCCGTGATAGATATAATGATACATATCCGTATCCAAGTTTCCTGGTGGAGAGTGGAGACgatcttttattagtgaaactaggATGTCAAGAAAAGCTGGTTAGAATCTTTAAATTGAATTTCCCTGGTATGGACTGGGTTGCAGTTGAAAGTTTGGGACAGCATATGCTGTTCATCAGCCACACCTCTTGTTTCTCATCCATCGCTCCAAGTAGTCGAATGGAGAACAAAGTATATCTCCCTAGACTATGTTTCAATGGAGAAGGGATTCTATTTTATTCACTTGAAACTGGTAGGTATGACTCTTTTGGGGGTCGGCATTCTTCTAAGAATTTATGTGAGACAGAGGGCTGGCGTACAAACTGCACCTGGGTTGAATCTAATTGGTGCAAGTTCACTCCTCAAGAGCTCAACTGGCTCGAGCCTCCTTTTTGATATTTTGGTGTGTAGTTTATCTTCTTCTACAGGTGGAACACAACTTATGATCTCCAGATTTTAAAGACTGTTGGTATGAAGAGTAGATGTGTTCAAAGTTGGCATGTGATTAACTGTAAATTTTGTCTGCCTCGTCATCCCAAAGTGCTTATGTTTTGTGATGGAGCTTCTAAAGGAAATCCAGGGGATGCTGGTTATGGGTTCATTGCTAGAAGCAGTGATGGAGAATTTTTTATTGCAGAATCAGGTGTATAGGAATTGCCACTGGtttttttttgcagaagtgaTGGCTGTTCTTTGTGCAGGAGAATGGGTGGTTTTCAGATCCGATTCTAGTTCAGTCCTTAAAGCTTTCGTAACTGGCAAggtgttggaaacaaagcactataatcaaattacacaaagaaaccgctgagtcgcgtactaggtcgctatctttaaggtgtttcgcgactctgcctcttgattgtgctagcagtcagttttttttttttgtcgaaaccctatgggataaaacagcttatctctttcgatttctctgcactgagaaatcgaatcaataataactctttcaacaacacttgctcagaaaaacttgacgaaataaaaataacgttctatatttttttcttctagaaaccagttttttttttttataatcaaaaagaatcaatggaattaatggaaaattaattttcgattaaatgccaattaaatttctttgtaacagcaaaaaaaacggccgtattaaaattttaacattaactgtaattaatcatgatataattatcttaaatagtatataccctaatgtaatataatatatagtataaatagtatataccctagtgaaattgtgtggggtgggaattgaacccatgcctatagtgtgggagctcaaaacaatgccaccatactatctctctaactttggcatattattacaaaactatgtttttaaatatataccccaacacaAGGTCCCTTGGTTTGCAGTTACTAGGTGGAATATGATCTGTAACAACTTGACACACATGGAGTTTGTTCATAGTTTCAGACAAATCAATTTTTCTGCTGGCAAACCGGTGAAAAGAGGAGCAGTTTGAGGAGGGGGATAGTAATTGTACATAATAATAAATCTACCTTCCTTGCAAGCCTGGGGCCGGCCTCCAAGTCAAGTTCACTACAGATCCTGTTGAGTCTGCCTTTTCAGTTTGTTTTGGTTCTTTTTTAGTTCAGTTTTGTCCTGGTTTTGGCTTCCCTTTTCTggggtttcttttctttttacttcttaGTTTTGCAGCTTTTTGTATAAACTTTTGCCACCTTTTGGTATTAATGCaaatttcgcaaaaaaaaaaagagagattttttttcttcttctacagtTTGAAGTACTTATCTGTTTTGATTTTCATtgcaattttgtatttattttattttgcagttgtaataaaataataatgatagttTCTACAAAATGACCGGACTCCAGCACCTGCAACTCCAGGATTGTCCCTAGACGCGCCatcaaaacaaagaagaagaacattaagtcgcttcaaaaaaaaaaaaaaaaagaggtggtAACCAGATGCGTTCCTTCGGATTGTAGAATTTTGTCCTGTGGAAAGTCACCCAAAAGTACTTCATGATGCGAAGATCATACATCGTTCCGTGCATAAAGCCACACATAAGGATCGAACTGTCATGCGTCAACTAATATATGCGCGTCTGAAATTGCACCCAATGTGGGTTGACATTCTCAAAACATGCTTTATCTCTGAGTTTCCATAATCAAAGGTCTTTGATCATCCTACTCTTTCCTTCCGCAGCCTTGAGTAATTTGAAAAATACGTTCAACCCATTCCCATGCTCTTCTTGCGAAGCTGCATCTCCAAATAATATGCTCTTAAGGTTTCTGAATCTTGCTTACAGAGATAGCACCTGATCAACATCGTCCTTGGCCTCCCGCATTCTAGCAAACTGAATGTCTCAGCCATCTTAAGCATCACCATCTTATTAAGCATTAATGTGTGTGTGTTCTTTTGGAACGCACAAGACCTTGCCAAGGAAAGTGCTAAGCAAAAATTGAAGGAGTTCTATGATTTCCACAAGCCGGAgatactttgtattgctgagcctcTAGTGCATTGCACAGCTGGG
This genomic stretch from Papaver somniferum cultivar HN1 chromosome 5, ASM357369v1, whole genome shotgun sequence harbors:
- the LOC113277827 gene encoding uncharacterized protein LOC113277827, producing MDEEGCKVIVSSSSSTKKRSERKSPPLPKAAPWLVFPYKAKGNKLNQVFYNICEPNNRTCRKFIPELSGKSYWQKHSHQGWLVVICHHPGYNYAPNWDFGDCFLLNPASLETIALPSLLPWCQDPDKYELLDCVLSSAPTTSTSTIDNADEPVVLFLYLHWGIDGDDSDRFLVFSHPGDEQWRTKSAYGSSLCVLKDKLYLMCIFGNYLEIDKGKLWDDNDDSIDLIPYEMTNDVYSLIRHDDHIDGRDFYVESSDELFKVIINYNRRQNMKVFNSVYVLRLDFSSKEWKVVTCLGDHVLFVGTNTRACCSASKMGLATGCLYYTLREDQALYKYEVQSSGNSVILPCLKLPNPWFRSDWIMILHERQQKEEKGVCLGKAVEKDLSLIVCEKNENKDGECEEISHWDILKAVLLRCLPRFSSYWMGKNEKDGGFEETSPWDILDADSKELVAQYLHPLDYVHFRSVSKAIRAMMPVTKPAFTKTSITKTIYLFPWLVFCRDNNDTVYNFVTPGHNSENYLIKFPELLLGAAICFQKGGWLLMSREEMLFFYNPFTRETINVPHVPGHYFYSSICFSSLPTSADCTVFAIDQSEGSTITVYSITRGKQVWDIFSFNNAIQYMPLCNPPILHRGAFYCVDYNGLLGAFKLEDNTWEVLGMPRDRYNDTYPYPSFLVESGDDLLLVKLGCQEKLVRIFKLNFPGMDWVAVESLGQHMLFISHTSCFSSIAPSSRMENKVYLPRLCFNGEGILFYSLETGRYDSFGGRHSSKNLCETEGWRTNCTWVESNWCKFTPQELNWLEPPF